GACGGAATCCCTTCGCTCCTCTCAGGATAAACTCCGGATCTGCTTGTGCCAGATTGCTTCGTCGCTAACGCTCCTCGCAATGACACGTTCTTTTATTGTGTGGTGAGTAGGGCGTCATCACCCTAGCCCAGTCAGCCGAAAATCGAAAATCGTCAGAGATTCTGCCTGCCCCGTTTCTCGCGAACTGAGATACACGGGGCCCGCCCGGCTCGTTTTACGAGCGGGCGTTTCACGGCCTCCCGAGTTCATCGAGGAGAGCGTAAGCTGGCGAAGGCGAAGGGCAAACAGCGAATTGCGAAAAGGACTGAGGGAAGCGAAATCTCACAAAGCAATCTAAATGAGGTCAATCAAGTACCAGGCAAGAACTGCAAACTGAGAAGTAGGATTTGCACGTGGTGAATAGCGTCGCCGTGACCTTGCAGAAAGCCAAAAAACAAGGCCTGTGCAAGATATGATCGGTGTGCTATAATAACTCCAGATATATTGGGGGAACCCAGGATGTTAAGACCAAGCCCTCAAAACTAGCATGATGTCGCCTTTGATACAGAGAGGGGTAAGATGGGCAAAAAGATTCTGATGTTGGTGATAGTCTTGACATTTGCGTGGAGCGCTGTGTCCTATGCGCACGCTGACGTGACCGCGGAAACCTATATGGTTGAGATGCGAGATGGTATCAGGCTCGCGACCGATGTGTATTTTCCAGATACCTCTGAAGCGCGCCCTGTGTTGCTCTATCGAACACCCTACTGGAAATTCATAGATCGTGCGAATCCTCCCTACTGGAACGGTAAGGGATATGTACTAGTCGTTCAGGATGTTCGTGGTCGATTTGGTTCGGAAGGTGTCGACTCTGTCTTTCTCGATGATGGGTGGGGAGTAAAACAAGACGGTTATGATACGATTGAGTGGATAGTCCAGCAGAGTTGGTGTAACGGCAACGTGGGAATGTTCGGCAGTTCCGCCCGGGGAATCACCACCAATCGAGCTGCTGGGTCCCTTCATCCCAACCTGATCAGTTGCGTTCCCGTTGTCGCTTGTTCTGATTTCTACCATCAGGTCGTGTTCCCAGGAGGTGAATTTCGGAAATCCCTTTGCGAGAACTGGCTCCGTGCCCAGGGCTCAGGGTACATGATTGACTATTTTCTTGGACTACCTTACTACACCGAGGAATGGGAGTACATGGACCTTCACACCCGGACGGACTCTATTACTGCCCCGATGTTGCATGTCGGAGGGTGGTACGATTGCTTTTCTGACGGGATAGTCGCAGCATTCAACGACTTACGTGACAAACCTCAGGCTGGCCCACAGAAGCTTGTAATGGGCCCATGGATACACGGCACCGTGGGCAGCAATGATCCGGTCGGAGAACTACAGTATCCCAATGCGAGTTTCGATGTGTCTGACTACACGGCTCGATGGCTGGACTACTGGGTCCAGGACGACACGAATGGTGTTCTGGATGAACCTGATGTCTACTACTACCTTATGGGTGATCCGGACAAGACCGAGGAAATTGGTTGTGAATGGTTGGAGGGAGATGTCTGGCCGCCTGAAAATGCAGTGGAGGCGGCATATTTCCTCGCGGACAGTGGCAGACTCAATCTCGGAGTCCCGCCAGACAATGACAGTCTCACTTTCACTTTTGATCCCCGTGATCCGGTCCCAACTTTGGGCGGTAACAATCTTACGATTCCTGGAGGACCATTTGACCAGACTGCTATCGGTGTTCGCGACGACGTCCTTGAGTTTCTAACCGAGGTCCTGAATGAGCCTCTACAGGTGGAAGGAGTCGTCCGAGGGGAATTCTTCGTATCAAGCGATCGAAAGGATACCGATTTCACTTTGAAACTCGTCGATGTTTACCCGGATGGAAGAGAAATGTTAGTCACCGATGGCGTTGCTCGAGCTCGCTATCGGTTAGGTGACCGCGAGGAAGATATCACTTTTCTCACTCCAGGCGAAATCGTTCCGATTACAGTCAGTCTGCCTCCCGCGGCGATTGTCTTCAACTCCGGGCATCAGGTTAAAGTCTGCATCTCCTCCAGCAATTATCCGAGATTTGAAATCAATCCAAACACTGACGATCCGCCCTATCAGGAGACAGACACGTTGACAGCCAACAACACTCTGTATTATGGCGGTGCTTACTGCTCGGCAGTGATCCTTCCTGTAGTCGCAGGTTCGAATTTTGTGCAGCACCTGCAAGAAACCAAAACCTGGCGTGTTGCCCTGAGGAGTTACCCCAATCCATTCAGATCACACACCGTCATCAGCTACCAATTACCAGAGGCTGGTGGGGTGAATCTTATCATTCACGATGCATTGGGACGAAGAATAAGGACGCTGGTAGACCGGAGACAACCTGCCGGAGCTTACTACGTGATGTGGAGCGGGAAGAATGACTCAGGGAATCAGGTCCATTCAGGTATCTATTTTTGCAGACTGGAAACTGAAGGCTTCACCAGTACAAGAAAGATGCTCTTCCTGAAATGAAGGTTTCAGGGCAAGTTTTTGGGCTGCGAGATTATTGATATTGTCCAGAATTGAGCAACTGACCAGGTTTTTCCAACATAGCGACCCCAGAGCGATTCAAGATGCTTTTCAGTTAGTGTTAGTACGAGAAGTAGAATTCAGATGATTTTGGAATCGATTTAGTATATAATAGCGGAAAATGAATCCAGTCCGGAATGTTCTGACTAAAGTAAAGCAACGTGGGGTCCATACAATGAAGATAGTATTTGCCGCCACAAAAGACAATGCAGTGTTTTGTCCTGACTGTCACAAGGAAATGAATAAAGAG
This window of the candidate division TA06 bacterium genome carries:
- a CDS encoding CocE/NonD family hydrolase encodes the protein MGKKILMLVIVLTFAWSAVSYAHADVTAETYMVEMRDGIRLATDVYFPDTSEARPVLLYRTPYWKFIDRANPPYWNGKGYVLVVQDVRGRFGSEGVDSVFLDDGWGVKQDGYDTIEWIVQQSWCNGNVGMFGSSARGITTNRAAGSLHPNLISCVPVVACSDFYHQVVFPGGEFRKSLCENWLRAQGSGYMIDYFLGLPYYTEEWEYMDLHTRTDSITAPMLHVGGWYDCFSDGIVAAFNDLRDKPQAGPQKLVMGPWIHGTVGSNDPVGELQYPNASFDVSDYTARWLDYWVQDDTNGVLDEPDVYYYLMGDPDKTEEIGCEWLEGDVWPPENAVEAAYFLADSGRLNLGVPPDNDSLTFTFDPRDPVPTLGGNNLTIPGGPFDQTAIGVRDDVLEFLTEVLNEPLQVEGVVRGEFFVSSDRKDTDFTLKLVDVYPDGREMLVTDGVARARYRLGDREEDITFLTPGEIVPITVSLPPAAIVFNSGHQVKVCISSSNYPRFEINPNTDDPPYQETDTLTANNTLYYGGAYCSAVILPVVAGSNFVQHLQETKTWRVALRSYPNPFRSHTVISYQLPEAGGVNLIIHDALGRRIRTLVDRRQPAGAYYVMWSGKNDSGNQVHSGIYFCRLETEGFTSTRKMLFLK